Proteins from a genomic interval of Methanofollis formosanus:
- a CDS encoding PAS domain-containing sensor histidine kinase: MLREPLFIGIESSRADRFPQILCLTDKGGTILSMNRRGQDVFCCPDESVTGWHISDLFAPSERERFVAECARTVDGAGSPPSPYTVLDRNRRPARVLPVFTPAGEGFWVNLVEIDADAGRHTPDMRQTLLTFMDTFPQTFFEFDEHGTITYVNHHGLLEFGFTAEDLEGGLNAYDLIALPDRTRAYQNVAYRMDGRIPACHEYTFLRKDGSTVPVIVHSVAVTKNGEATGTWGLVIDISEIRAAQEELEQMNQTLKLVSTLTRHELMNILTALAGWVDLAAGVTTEPDVDRYLKKATEAAGMLRKHLDFSREIQQVGTAAPTWQDLDAAVGSARSYLENGVQNLTIRTETAGVRVLADTLFDRVFYILLENSLRHGKGVTEVRVRVEGSLIVYEDNGCGVPVREKKRIFELGYGKNTGFGLYLARRILAVTGIKIKEEGEPGTGARFVLSIPQDQIRFF; this comes from the coding sequence ATGCTCCGTGAACCCCTCTTCATCGGGATAGAATCCTCTCGGGCCGACAGATTCCCGCAGATCCTCTGTCTGACCGATAAGGGGGGTACGATTCTGTCCATGAACCGGAGGGGGCAGGATGTCTTCTGCTGTCCGGATGAGTCCGTCACCGGGTGGCACATCTCCGATCTCTTCGCCCCCTCCGAAAGGGAACGGTTCGTGGCAGAGTGCGCCAGGACAGTGGACGGCGCGGGATCGCCGCCCTCGCCGTACACCGTACTCGACCGGAACAGACGTCCGGCCCGGGTGCTGCCGGTCTTCACCCCCGCCGGAGAGGGCTTCTGGGTCAACCTCGTCGAGATCGACGCCGACGCCGGCCGGCACACCCCCGACATGCGCCAGACCCTTCTCACCTTCATGGACACCTTCCCCCAGACCTTCTTCGAGTTCGACGAGCACGGCACTATCACCTACGTGAATCACCATGGCCTCCTGGAGTTCGGATTTACCGCGGAGGATCTCGAAGGGGGCCTGAACGCCTACGACCTGATCGCCCTCCCTGACCGGACGCGAGCCTACCAGAATGTGGCTTATCGGATGGACGGGAGGATCCCGGCATGTCACGAGTACACCTTCCTCAGAAAAGACGGGAGCACCGTCCCGGTGATCGTCCACTCCGTCGCCGTGACCAAGAACGGGGAGGCGACCGGGACATGGGGCCTGGTGATCGATATCAGCGAGATCAGGGCTGCCCAGGAGGAACTGGAGCAGATGAACCAGACCCTCAAGTTGGTCAGCACGCTCACCCGCCACGAACTGATGAACATCCTCACCGCCCTCGCGGGGTGGGTCGACCTTGCGGCCGGCGTCACGACCGAACCCGACGTCGATCGATACCTCAAAAAAGCCACGGAAGCGGCTGGAATGCTCAGGAAACATCTTGATTTTTCCCGGGAGATCCAGCAGGTCGGGACGGCGGCACCGACATGGCAGGATCTCGATGCCGCCGTCGGCTCGGCACGCTCGTATCTCGAGAACGGTGTGCAGAACCTTACGATCCGAACCGAGACCGCGGGCGTCCGGGTTCTCGCCGACACGCTCTTTGACCGCGTCTTCTATATCCTCCTCGAAAACTCGCTGCGGCACGGGAAGGGTGTGACCGAGGTGAGGGTCAGGGTGGAGGGATCCCTGATAGTGTACGAGGACAACGGATGCGGGGTACCAGTCAGGGAGAAAAAAAGGATCTTCGAGCTGGGGTATGGAAAAAACACCGGTTTCGGCCTCTACCTCGCGCGCCGGATCCTGGCCGTCACCGGGATCAAGATCAAGGAGGAGGGAGAGCCCGGCACCGGGGCGAGGTTCGTCCTCTCCATCCCGCAGGACCAGATCAGGTTCTTCTAA
- a CDS encoding class I SAM-dependent methyltransferase, which produces MIEGRYLEERRALLRLAGVEGREVLDIGAGTLTLIAASEYDCFVTSIDIDTGRLKETERLAGEEGVAEKISFEEADAAALPYEDESFDIGICFGALHHMEPAIRGAVLSELARVSYEKFVVAEFNETGFAELHGDDDLEPVDLAWLEEELAALGRPVVHPLEKVTVFVVEKTAA; this is translated from the coding sequence ATGATCGAAGGGCGGTATCTTGAAGAGCGGAGGGCCCTCCTCCGTCTCGCCGGCGTCGAGGGAAGAGAGGTGCTGGACATCGGGGCCGGCACGCTCACCCTCATCGCCGCCAGTGAGTACGACTGTTTTGTCACCAGCATCGATATCGACACCGGGCGGTTGAAGGAGACCGAGCGGCTTGCCGGGGAAGAGGGAGTCGCCGAGAAGATCAGTTTCGAGGAGGCCGACGCCGCCGCCCTGCCGTACGAGGACGAGAGTTTCGATATCGGGATCTGTTTCGGCGCCCTCCATCATATGGAGCCTGCTATCAGGGGTGCCGTCCTCTCCGAACTGGCGCGGGTCTCGTACGAGAAGTTCGTCGTTGCCGAGTTCAACGAGACGGGTTTTGCCGAACTCCACGGCGACGACGACCTCGAACCCGTCGACCTCGCGTGGCTTGAGGAAGAACTCGCCGCCCTCGGCCGTCCGGTCGTCCATCCCCTCGAGAAGGTGACCGTCTTCGTCGTGGAGAAGACGGCTGCCTGA
- the gltA gene encoding NADPH-dependent glutamate synthase: MAKEVKDFTEVNKGLTEENAVLEALRCMSCVRPTCVKGCPVGIDIPAFIQKVAEKDFEGAAAVIKADNMLPAICGRVCPQESQCEGACILAKKEKPVAVGALERYVADWEREHGTKLPAVAEPTGKHVAVVGSGPAGLTAAAELARFGHEVTVFESLHEAGGVLTYGIPEFRLPKAIVKAEIEQVKALGVEIRLNHLVGRSVPVEELLGYDAVFLGTGAGLPYFMGIEGENLNGVYSANEFLTRVNLMHANCFPEFDTPVKRGCKVVVVGGGNVAMDAARVARRLGAAVTLVYRRREEDLPARAVEVKNAHEEGVEFLCCANPVRIVGETAVEGVECVRMEMCEVDASGRPKPTCIEGSEFTLEADVFIEAIGQGPNPLLVSMIPGLERARRGNLVVDEDGRTTVARVYAAGDAATGAATVIWAMGSAKTAAAAIDKALKEE; encoded by the coding sequence ATGGCGAAAGAGGTGAAGGACTTCACGGAGGTCAACAAGGGGCTTACCGAGGAGAACGCTGTTCTTGAAGCCCTCCGGTGCATGAGCTGCGTCCGCCCGACCTGCGTGAAGGGCTGCCCGGTCGGGATCGATATCCCGGCCTTCATCCAGAAGGTTGCCGAGAAGGACTTCGAGGGCGCTGCAGCGGTCATCAAAGCCGACAACATGCTCCCGGCCATCTGCGGCCGGGTCTGCCCGCAGGAGTCCCAGTGCGAGGGTGCGTGTATCCTTGCAAAGAAGGAGAAGCCGGTGGCCGTCGGGGCCCTGGAGCGATACGTCGCCGATTGGGAACGCGAGCACGGGACGAAGCTCCCGGCGGTCGCGGAACCGACCGGCAAGCATGTCGCGGTCGTGGGTTCCGGCCCGGCCGGGCTGACGGCCGCGGCTGAACTGGCCCGTTTCGGCCATGAGGTCACGGTCTTTGAGTCGCTCCACGAGGCCGGCGGCGTGCTCACCTACGGGATCCCTGAGTTCAGGCTCCCGAAAGCGATCGTGAAGGCCGAGATCGAGCAGGTGAAGGCCCTCGGCGTGGAGATCAGGCTCAACCACCTCGTCGGGCGGAGTGTCCCGGTCGAGGAACTCCTCGGGTACGACGCCGTCTTCCTCGGGACCGGTGCGGGGCTGCCGTACTTCATGGGGATCGAGGGCGAGAACCTCAACGGCGTCTACTCGGCAAACGAGTTCCTGACCCGCGTCAACCTGATGCATGCCAACTGCTTCCCCGAATTCGACACGCCCGTCAAGCGCGGGTGCAAGGTCGTCGTGGTCGGCGGCGGGAATGTGGCGATGGACGCCGCACGCGTGGCCAGGCGGCTCGGGGCGGCGGTGACGCTGGTCTACCGCCGGCGCGAGGAAGACCTCCCGGCCCGTGCGGTCGAGGTGAAGAACGCCCACGAGGAGGGCGTGGAGTTCCTCTGCTGCGCCAACCCGGTGCGGATCGTCGGCGAGACGGCTGTCGAAGGCGTCGAGTGTGTCAGGATGGAGATGTGCGAGGTCGACGCGAGCGGGAGGCCGAAGCCGACCTGCATCGAGGGGAGCGAGTTCACCCTCGAGGCCGACGTCTTCATCGAGGCCATCGGGCAGGGGCCAAACCCCCTCCTGGTCTCGATGATCCCCGGCCTGGAACGCGCTCGTCGGGGCAACCTGGTCGTGGACGAGGACGGGCGGACGACGGTGGCGCGGGTCTACGCCGCCGGCGACGCCGCGACCGGTGCGGCCACGGTCATCTGGGCGATGGGCTCGGCGAAGACGGCCGCGGCGGCCATCGATAAGGCACTGAAAGAGGAGTAA
- a CDS encoding sulfide/dihydroorotate dehydrogenase-like FAD/NAD-binding protein codes for MYQVEDATQLSENVYQIWVNAPQVARHARAGQFLIIRVDETGERIPLTISATKGDSVRVIYMAVGKTTELLATKKKGDVLADIVGPLGTPSEIKNYGTVVVIGGGVGIASTPIIAREAKEAGNHVIGIIGARNKDLLILEDEMEEVCDELFITTDDGSKGVHGFASTVLEGLLKERTIDCVWIVGPAIMMKVTSRVTIPYKVKTFVSLNPIMVDGTGMCGSCRVTVGGETKFACVDGPEFDAHQVDFDSLMQRQRMYTDEEKEAREHFHHHDHHGGCGCCGGKH; via the coding sequence TTGTATCAGGTTGAGGATGCTACGCAGCTCTCGGAGAATGTGTATCAGATCTGGGTCAACGCGCCGCAGGTGGCGCGCCACGCCCGGGCCGGGCAGTTTCTGATCATCAGGGTCGACGAGACCGGGGAGCGGATCCCGCTCACCATCTCGGCGACGAAGGGTGACTCGGTCAGAGTCATCTATATGGCGGTCGGCAAGACCACCGAACTGCTCGCGACCAAGAAGAAAGGCGACGTCCTTGCCGACATCGTCGGGCCGCTCGGCACGCCGAGCGAGATCAAGAATTACGGCACCGTCGTCGTCATCGGCGGGGGCGTCGGGATCGCGAGCACCCCGATCATCGCCCGCGAGGCGAAGGAAGCCGGGAACCATGTCATCGGGATCATCGGGGCGAGGAACAAAGATCTCCTCATCCTCGAAGACGAGATGGAAGAGGTCTGCGACGAACTCTTCATCACGACCGACGACGGGAGCAAGGGGGTCCACGGCTTCGCGAGCACGGTCCTCGAAGGGCTTCTCAAGGAGCGGACGATCGACTGTGTCTGGATCGTCGGCCCGGCCATCATGATGAAGGTGACCTCGCGGGTGACCATCCCGTACAAGGTCAAGACCTTTGTCTCCCTCAACCCGATCATGGTCGACGGGACCGGGATGTGCGGGTCGTGCCGGGTGACGGTCGGCGGCGAGACCAAGTTCGCCTGCGTCGACGGCCCTGAGTTCGACGCCCACCAGGTCGACTTCGACAGCCTGATGCAGAGGCAGCGGATGTACACCGACGAGGAGAAGGAGGCGCGTGAGCACTTCCACCACCATGACCATCATGGCGGTTGCGGGTGCTGCGGGGGGAAGCACTGA
- the arcS gene encoding archaeosine synthase subunit alpha, protein MTAFFEVKSRDGMARAGTFTVGEAVSQTPTALDVEAVYSSLAAMVHANVPLTADQVFVDEYLVQPEEEEVRIVHPLRGEAGAGGCALVANWQTMLERPRDYVATLAALREAVPPDAAWYAPAAALPSNVPFLVYTGFDLFDFVGVDLMTARGLFCTPEGEIPVAEVEEGTCRCAGCEAGDLGLHNRLALLSACATARRFVGKEQLRELVEMRCRLDANQVTALRLIDQEYTMAEAAAPAARPCRLLANAGESMERAEVKRFAARVVERYVPPRDDVAVLLPCSARKPYSTSQSHQKFVRTVDGRAHEVIITSPLGVVPRELEGVYPAGHYDVPVTGYWDREECGLLAGFLTDYLKAHPYGRVIAHLEGGALEVARTAAAACGIELQETVVAGRPTAPASLAALDEALAGERKIRSTPVAGMLAWQFDEQVETKGMQVKGKPWRRAVFKGKTILFNIDPETGLYKPTFNGWEHLHGYRVEIDDFVPRGDVLAPGVTGADPRIRAGDEVLVVGPSAMATGRAAMGAAEMVGARRGVAVKVRKVKSLQHES, encoded by the coding sequence GTGACGGCGTTCTTCGAGGTGAAGAGCAGGGACGGGATGGCGCGGGCCGGGACGTTCACCGTCGGCGAGGCTGTCAGCCAGACCCCGACAGCCCTGGACGTCGAGGCGGTCTACTCCTCCCTGGCGGCGATGGTCCATGCCAACGTCCCCCTCACCGCCGACCAGGTGTTCGTGGACGAGTATCTCGTCCAGCCCGAGGAGGAAGAGGTGCGGATCGTCCACCCCCTGAGGGGGGAGGCAGGGGCCGGGGGATGCGCCCTCGTCGCCAACTGGCAGACCATGCTCGAACGCCCCAGGGACTATGTCGCCACCCTCGCGGCCCTCAGGGAGGCTGTGCCCCCGGACGCCGCCTGGTATGCGCCGGCGGCGGCCCTCCCCTCGAACGTCCCCTTCCTGGTCTACACCGGCTTCGACCTCTTCGACTTCGTCGGCGTCGACCTCATGACCGCGCGCGGGCTCTTCTGCACCCCCGAGGGTGAGATCCCGGTCGCCGAGGTGGAGGAAGGGACGTGCCGGTGTGCCGGGTGCGAGGCCGGCGACCTCGGGCTCCACAACCGCCTCGCTCTCCTCTCCGCCTGTGCGACCGCCAGGCGGTTCGTCGGCAAGGAACAGCTCCGCGAACTCGTGGAGATGCGGTGCAGACTGGACGCAAACCAGGTGACCGCCCTGCGCCTTATCGACCAGGAATATACGATGGCCGAGGCCGCCGCCCCGGCGGCGCGGCCCTGCCGGCTGCTGGCCAATGCCGGCGAGTCGATGGAGCGGGCCGAGGTGAAGCGGTTTGCGGCGCGGGTCGTGGAACGCTATGTCCCGCCGAGGGACGACGTCGCCGTCCTTCTCCCGTGCTCCGCGAGAAAGCCGTACTCCACCTCGCAGAGCCACCAGAAGTTCGTGCGGACCGTCGACGGCCGGGCCCACGAGGTGATCATCACCTCGCCGCTCGGCGTCGTGCCCAGAGAACTCGAAGGCGTCTACCCGGCCGGCCACTACGACGTCCCGGTCACCGGGTACTGGGACCGCGAGGAGTGTGGACTCCTCGCCGGGTTCCTCACCGACTATCTGAAGGCCCACCCGTACGGACGGGTCATCGCCCACCTGGAGGGTGGGGCGCTGGAGGTCGCGAGGACGGCCGCCGCGGCCTGCGGGATCGAACTCCAGGAGACCGTCGTCGCCGGCCGCCCGACCGCGCCGGCCTCGCTTGCGGCCCTCGACGAGGCGCTCGCCGGCGAGCGGAAGATACGGAGCACCCCGGTCGCCGGGATGCTTGCTTGGCAGTTCGACGAGCAGGTGGAGACGAAGGGGATGCAGGTGAAGGGCAAACCCTGGCGGCGTGCCGTCTTCAAGGGCAAGACCATCCTCTTCAACATCGATCCCGAGACCGGGCTGTACAAACCGACCTTCAACGGCTGGGAACATCTCCACGGCTACCGCGTCGAGATCGACGACTTCGTCCCGCGCGGCGACGTCCTCGCTCCCGGCGTGACCGGCGCCGACCCCAGGATCCGGGCCGGCGACGAGGTGCTGGTCGTCGGCCCCTCGGCGATGGCGACCGGTCGGGCGGCGATGGGCGCGGCCGAGATGGTCGGGGCACGCCGCGGCGTGGCGGTGAAGGTGCGTAAAGTAAAGTCCTTGCAGCACGAATCATGA
- the tgtA gene encoding tRNA guanosine(15) transglycosylase TgtA, translated as MGISFEILQKDIAARNGRLKVGDKTIRTPALLPVVNPHLPLVTPREMQEMGVEAIITNAYIFSKSSEYRDRALAEGLHKVLDFDGVIMTDSGSFQLMVYGEVEITNTETITFQQEIGSDIIVPLDIPTTPDNPREQVEEELEVTLDRIKEAREFLGPDAPLAGPVQGATFPDLREYAARRVQEIGFDFCPVGAVVPLMENYRYKDLVDVVLAAKRGLSPSTCVHLFGAGHPSMLALGAAMGCDIFDSAAYALFAKDGRYLTTYGSLKIDELSELACPCAVCRNHTAEELKKSPERERLLALHNLYVTLAEIARIRQAITDGTLWELLDIRCRSHPRLLEGYREFLRHAEELERQDRVSKRRFFYQGTESCRRTEVIRYHEMIERFTVGEKVLVSMTGDKMEEYDDVLSFKPPFGPFPTGLAETFPIGQSEVPAWDEAMMEAGCRGIARLAETHPESTVTVLAPADWAAFVRQALPGVEVLE; from the coding sequence ATGGGAATCAGTTTTGAGATCCTGCAAAAAGACATCGCCGCCAGAAACGGGCGGCTCAAAGTTGGCGACAAGACCATACGGACACCGGCACTCCTGCCGGTCGTCAACCCGCACCTCCCGCTCGTCACCCCGCGGGAGATGCAGGAGATGGGCGTCGAGGCGATCATCACCAACGCCTACATCTTCTCCAAGAGCAGCGAATACCGGGACCGCGCCCTGGCCGAAGGGCTTCACAAGGTTCTCGACTTCGACGGCGTGATCATGACCGACTCGGGCTCCTTCCAGTTGATGGTCTACGGCGAGGTGGAGATCACCAACACCGAGACGATCACCTTCCAGCAGGAGATCGGGTCAGACATCATCGTGCCCCTCGACATCCCGACCACCCCGGACAACCCGCGTGAACAGGTCGAGGAGGAACTCGAAGTCACCCTCGACCGGATCAAGGAGGCCCGTGAGTTCCTCGGACCCGACGCCCCGCTCGCCGGGCCGGTCCAGGGCGCGACTTTCCCCGACCTTCGTGAATACGCCGCCAGGCGCGTCCAGGAGATCGGCTTCGACTTCTGTCCGGTCGGGGCGGTCGTCCCGCTGATGGAGAACTACCGGTACAAGGACCTGGTCGACGTCGTCCTGGCCGCCAAACGCGGCCTCTCGCCCTCGACCTGTGTCCACCTCTTCGGGGCCGGCCACCCCTCCATGCTCGCCCTGGGTGCGGCGATGGGCTGCGACATCTTCGACTCGGCCGCCTACGCCCTCTTCGCCAAGGACGGCCGGTACCTCACCACCTACGGGAGCCTGAAGATCGACGAACTCTCCGAACTCGCCTGTCCCTGTGCGGTCTGCCGGAATCACACCGCCGAGGAACTGAAGAAGAGCCCGGAGAGAGAGAGGCTCCTCGCCCTCCACAACCTCTACGTCACCCTCGCCGAGATCGCCAGGATCAGGCAGGCGATCACCGACGGCACCCTCTGGGAACTCCTGGACATCAGGTGCCGGAGCCACCCGCGGCTCCTGGAGGGCTACCGCGAGTTCCTCCGCCATGCCGAAGAACTCGAACGGCAGGACCGCGTCTCCAAGCGGCGGTTCTTCTACCAGGGCACCGAGAGTTGCCGGCGGACCGAGGTGATCCGGTATCACGAGATGATCGAGCGCTTCACCGTTGGGGAAAAGGTGCTCGTCTCCATGACCGGCGACAAGATGGAAGAGTACGACGACGTCCTCTCCTTCAAGCCTCCCTTCGGGCCGTTCCCGACCGGACTTGCCGAGACTTTCCCGATCGGCCAGTCAGAGGTCCCCGCCTGGGACGAGGCGATGATGGAGGCCGGGTGCCGGGGGATCGCGCGGCTTGCAGAGACCCACCCCGAGAGCACGGTGACCGTCCTCGCACCCGCCGACTGGGCGGCCTTCGTGCGGCAGGCCCTTCCCGGCGTGGAGGTGCTGGAGTGA
- a CDS encoding TIGR00296 family protein, which yields MFALTSEEGRTAVRIARAALEKNLRGEAFTMPDLPPAFSEKRGVFVTLTAGGNLRGCIGLPYPVMPLAEGIVHAALSAALEDPRFPAVRPGELAGIRVEVTVLSVPEALACPAAGRAGHVEVGRHGLVVSGRGHSGLLLPQVATEYEWNAEEFLDHTCLKAGLPQGCWRRDEFEVAVFEGQVFTEEVE from the coding sequence ATGTTTGCGCTGACCAGTGAAGAGGGCAGAACGGCGGTCCGGATCGCACGCGCCGCCCTCGAAAAGAACCTCAGGGGCGAAGCATTTACCATGCCCGACCTTCCGCCGGCCTTCTCTGAGAAGCGAGGGGTCTTTGTCACCCTCACCGCCGGAGGAAACCTGCGCGGCTGCATCGGTCTCCCGTACCCGGTGATGCCCCTCGCCGAGGGGATCGTGCACGCCGCCCTCTCGGCCGCCCTCGAAGACCCGCGTTTTCCCGCGGTCCGTCCCGGGGAACTGGCCGGGATCAGGGTGGAGGTAACCGTGCTCTCGGTCCCCGAAGCGCTCGCATGCCCGGCGGCCGGGCGGGCCGGGCACGTCGAGGTCGGCAGGCACGGACTGGTCGTCAGCGGACGGGGCCACAGCGGGCTCCTCCTCCCGCAGGTCGCAACCGAATACGAGTGGAACGCGGAGGAGTTCCTGGACCACACCTGCCTCAAGGCCGGGCTCCCGCAGGGGTGCTGGCGACGGGACGAGTTCGAGGTCGCCGTCTTCGAAGGGCAGGTCTTCACCGAAGAGGTTGAATAA
- a CDS encoding CBS domain-containing protein produces MYIPTPAEIRAKRIMLGLRQADVASRAGVSQSMVARIESGTVDPRVSTLKKIIQVLKVAEHPAITASQVMHAPVHAVTPDDSITTAVEIMGREDVSQLPVILDGVPIGCISESAIVNTVEQVGLTRAHARKVKDFMESSFPTVPPDVGIETVVHLLQQHHAVLVLDGGKVRGVITKHDLIALIA; encoded by the coding sequence ATGTATATCCCTACGCCCGCCGAGATCAGGGCAAAACGGATCATGCTCGGCCTCAGGCAGGCCGACGTCGCCAGCAGGGCTGGCGTCTCCCAGTCGATGGTGGCCAGGATCGAGTCCGGCACCGTCGACCCCAGGGTGAGCACGCTCAAAAAGATCATCCAGGTGTTGAAGGTGGCAGAACACCCGGCGATCACCGCCTCGCAGGTGATGCACGCCCCCGTCCACGCCGTCACCCCCGACGACTCGATCACGACCGCGGTCGAGATCATGGGCCGCGAGGACGTCTCGCAACTCCCGGTGATCCTGGACGGCGTCCCGATCGGGTGCATCTCAGAGTCTGCGATCGTCAACACCGTCGAACAGGTCGGGTTGACACGGGCACACGCACGAAAAGTGAAGGACTTTATGGAGTCCAGTTTCCCGACCGTCCCGCCCGATGTCGGGATCGAGACGGTGGTCCACCTCCTCCAGCAGCATCACGCCGTTCTTGTCCTCGACGGAGGGAAGGTCAGGGGCGTGATCACCAAGCACGACCTGATCGCCCTCATCGCCTAG
- the tpiA gene encoding triose-phosphate isomerase: protein MTGPLIIVNLKAYAEGTGEQATRIAAAAREVAEESGAVIGVAPAYTDLGIIARDYDVPVYAQHIDGVTPGAHTGHVTAEQVRAAGAFGTLINHSERRLTLAEIEASLTAARRCGLQAVICTNNVATTAAAAALGPEYVAIEPPELIGTGVSVSKADPGIIERSVEAVRRVNPAVKVLTGAGISTGECVKIALGLGTDGVLLASGVVKAQDPAAALRDLVSLL, encoded by the coding sequence ATGACCGGACCCCTGATCATCGTAAATCTCAAGGCATATGCCGAAGGCACAGGGGAACAGGCAACTCGCATCGCCGCCGCGGCCAGAGAGGTCGCGGAAGAGAGCGGCGCCGTCATCGGCGTCGCTCCGGCATATACGGACCTGGGCATCATCGCCCGGGACTATGATGTCCCGGTCTATGCCCAGCATATCGACGGCGTCACGCCCGGCGCCCACACCGGGCACGTCACCGCCGAACAGGTCAGGGCCGCCGGGGCCTTCGGCACCCTGATCAACCACTCGGAGCGGCGGCTGACCCTTGCAGAGATCGAGGCAAGCCTCACCGCCGCCAGACGGTGCGGGCTTCAGGCGGTGATCTGCACCAACAATGTGGCGACGACCGCGGCGGCGGCGGCACTCGGGCCTGAATACGTTGCCATCGAACCGCCCGAACTGATCGGGACCGGCGTCTCGGTCTCCAAGGCCGACCCGGGGATCATCGAGCGGTCGGTCGAGGCGGTGCGGCGGGTCAACCCCGCGGTAAAAGTGCTCACCGGCGCCGGGATCAGCACCGGCGAATGCGTGAAGATCGCCCTCGGCCTCGGGACCGACGGGGTGCTCCTCGCCTCCGGCGTCGTGAAGGCACAGGATCCCGCGGCGGCCCTGCGCGACCTGGTCTCGCTCCTCTAG
- a CDS encoding multiprotein bridging factor aMBF1, protein MQCELCGAPIRGAPKKVQIEGAVLQVCEKCARLGVELAPPRPVATGRRTQARTQPRAAARPPQRGRDVFDMMVGEIVDDFGDRIKKARLDKNWTQKDLANEIKEREILIKKIEKGDLIPEDAVRVKIEKALGIKLLDVSDEDLERRGTGKITTTVGDIIKIKRE, encoded by the coding sequence ATGCAGTGTGAATTGTGTGGGGCTCCAATTCGCGGCGCCCCGAAGAAAGTACAGATCGAGGGGGCAGTGCTCCAGGTGTGCGAGAAATGTGCGCGTCTGGGTGTGGAACTGGCACCGCCCCGCCCGGTCGCGACAGGACGGAGAACACAGGCGAGAACACAACCCCGGGCCGCGGCCAGACCGCCGCAGCGGGGCCGCGATGTCTTCGACATGATGGTCGGGGAGATCGTCGACGACTTCGGGGACCGGATCAAGAAGGCCCGTCTCGATAAGAACTGGACCCAGAAAGACCTCGCAAACGAGATCAAGGAACGCGAGATCCTCATCAAGAAGATCGAGAAGGGCGACCTCATTCCTGAGGACGCCGTCAGGGTCAAGATCGAGAAGGCGCTCGGGATCAAACTCCTCGACGTCTCGGACGAAGACCTGGAACGCCGGGGGACCGGGAAGATCACCACGACCGTCGGCGACATCATCAAGATCAAGAGGGAATGA